The genomic interval CGCCGCACACGCGCCCTGAGCCCCGGATGAGGGGTGTAAAGGTCTTTCTTACCGGACGGACCTGGTCACGGACGAGTCCATATGCGCTCCGTGACATGACTCATAGTGGGCTGCCATTTCAACAGGTCAGCCTCGTGCCGGACCTGAGTCCGGCACGCGAGACGCGCCGCAGATCCTCCGGTCATAAGAAGCAAACCCCATAAAAGGTCCGGCCTTGGTGTACCGGCCTCAAGAGGTTCGGGGATCGCCCGTTACCCGATTTTGACATGCCGGGCCCCCTGTTCGGGCTAATCCGCATGGCAACATGCCGTAATCACACAAGGCGGCGACACCCGACGCCGTGTGCCATTACCGCCTGGCGAACCGTCCCCACCTGCCGGAGGAACCCGAACATGACCGCACGCTCCACCCGTCGTACGACCGCGACCACCCGCATCGCCGCGGTCGGCGCCATCGCGGTCGCCGGCACCATGCTGCTGACCGCCTGCGGCGACCAGACGAAGAACAACGACTCCGGGTCGACCAAGGCGAGCACCGGCGCCTCCGCCGGTACGTCCTCCCCCGCCGACCTGCTCCCCGCGGACATCAAGTCCAAGGGCGTCATCCGCGTCGGCTCCGACATCGCCTACCCGCCGGTCGAGTTCAAGGACAAGTCCGGCAAGACCGTGGGTATCGACCCCGACCTCGGCGCCGCGCTCGGCAAGGTGCTGGGCGTCGAGTTCAAGTTCGAGAACGGCACGTTCGACACCCTGGTCACCGGCCTGCGCGCCAAGCGCTACGACATCGCGATGTCGGCGATGACGGACAGCAAGGAGCGCCAGGAGGGCATCGACCCGGAGACGAAGAAGAAGGTCGGCGAGGGCGTCGACTTCGTCGACTACTTCACCGCCGGTGTCTCGATCTACACCAAGAAGGGCGACGACCAGGGCATCAAGACCTGGGCCGACCTCTGCGGCAAGAAGATCGCCGTCCAGCGCAACACCGTCTCGCACGACCTGGCCAAGGACGAGTCCAAGAAGTGCGCCGGCGGCAAGAAGATCGCCATCGAGCCGTACGACACGGACCTGGAGGCCCAGACCCGTATCCGCTCGGGCGGCGCCGACGCCGGCTCCTCCGACTTCCCGGTCGCCGCGTACGCGGTGAAGACCTCGGGCGGCGGCAAGGACTTCCAGATCGTCGGCGACCAGGTCGAGGCGGCCCCGTACGGCATCGCCGTCGCCAAGGGCAACGACAAGCTGACCCAGGCCATCAAGGCGGCCATGGACGAGATCATCAAGAACGGCGAGTACGACAAGATCATCGCCAAGTGGGGCGTCGAGGCCGGTGCGGTCACCGAGGCCAAGGTGAACGGCGGGTCCTGACCCGATCCGGCACTGAAAGGCATCAGCCGTGACTGACATCAAGAAGACGGGACCGGCCGACGAGCCGCCCGCATCCTCCGCCACGGCGGCGGCACCCGCACCGGAGGCCATCCGGGCCATCCCGGTCCGGCACTACGGCCGGTACGTCGCGGCGCTGGTCGCCATCGCCGTACTCGCGTCCCTCGTCTACGCCTTCAGCCAGGGCAAGATCAACTGGGGTGCGATCCCGGACTACTTCTTCGACGACCGCATCATCGACGGTGTGGGCCAGACCCTGCTGCTCACCGCCCTGTCGATGCTGATCGGCGTGGTCGGCGGCGTCCTGCTCGCCGTCATGCGGCTGTCGAAGAACCCGGTGACCTCGTCCATCGCGTGGTTCTACATCTGGTTCTTCCGGGGCACGCCCGTCCTGGTGCAGCTGTTCGTGTGGTTCAACCTTGGGCTGGTCTTCGAGTACATCAACCTCGGGCCGATCTACAAGGACTACTGGTCCAGCTTCATGACGCCGCTGCTCACGGCGCTGCTCGGGCTCGGCCTCAACGAGGCCGCGTACATGGCGGAGATCTGCCGGGCCGGTCTGCTCTCGGTGGACGAGGGCCAGACCGAGGCGTCGCACGCGCTGGGCATGAGCCACGCCAAGACCCTCCGGCGCGTCGTGATCCCGCAGGCCATGCGGGTGATCGTGCCGCCCACGGGCAACGAGGTCATCAACATGCTGAAGACGACCTCGCTGGTGGCGGCGGTGCAGTTCTACGAACTCTTCAAGAACGCCCAGGACATCGGGCAGGCGTCCGGGGCGCCGGTGGAGATGTACTTCCTCGCCGCCGCCTGGTATCTGATCATGACCTCGGTGCTGAGCGTCGGGCAGTACTACCTGGAGCGGTACTACGCGCGTGGATCGAGCCGCAGCCTGCCGCCGACCCCGTTCCAGAAACTGAGGGCCACCGTGCTCTCGGTGGGCCGCCCGAAGGGAGGCATCGCATGACCGCGATGGTGAAGGCCGAGGGCGTCCACAAGTCCTTCGGCGCCGCGCACATCCTCAAGGGCATCGACCTGGAGGTCGCCCCGCGGGAGGTCTTCTGCCTGATCGGCCCGTCCGGTTCCGGCAAGTCGACGTTC from Streptomyces drozdowiczii carries:
- a CDS encoding amino acid ABC transporter permease, whose protein sequence is MTDIKKTGPADEPPASSATAAAPAPEAIRAIPVRHYGRYVAALVAIAVLASLVYAFSQGKINWGAIPDYFFDDRIIDGVGQTLLLTALSMLIGVVGGVLLAVMRLSKNPVTSSIAWFYIWFFRGTPVLVQLFVWFNLGLVFEYINLGPIYKDYWSSFMTPLLTALLGLGLNEAAYMAEICRAGLLSVDEGQTEASHALGMSHAKTLRRVVIPQAMRVIVPPTGNEVINMLKTTSLVAAVQFYELFKNAQDIGQASGAPVEMYFLAAAWYLIMTSVLSVGQYYLERYYARGSSRSLPPTPFQKLRATVLSVGRPKGGIA
- a CDS encoding ABC transporter substrate-binding protein produces the protein MTARSTRRTTATTRIAAVGAIAVAGTMLLTACGDQTKNNDSGSTKASTGASAGTSSPADLLPADIKSKGVIRVGSDIAYPPVEFKDKSGKTVGIDPDLGAALGKVLGVEFKFENGTFDTLVTGLRAKRYDIAMSAMTDSKERQEGIDPETKKKVGEGVDFVDYFTAGVSIYTKKGDDQGIKTWADLCGKKIAVQRNTVSHDLAKDESKKCAGGKKIAIEPYDTDLEAQTRIRSGGADAGSSDFPVAAYAVKTSGGGKDFQIVGDQVEAAPYGIAVAKGNDKLTQAIKAAMDEIIKNGEYDKIIAKWGVEAGAVTEAKVNGGS